The proteins below come from a single Halobacillus salinarum genomic window:
- a CDS encoding M3 family oligoendopeptidase — MMQQFKPVWDLDAIFEGGSASQQLHKYIEKTEEEIRTLQMMVEAFLPPKQAEPPDSMEEIIHVMQEITKRLGEFGAYVSCLTAQDVSDRKANILMSKRSELGARFENILTQFDQKLVQIKEEVWKALLTSQPFNHVAFVLNERRQLAMDKLDAEKEALINDLAVDGYHGWEQMYDALVGQMSINVNGEELSVGQAANKLSSSDRHVRKEVFNKLQEAWGKKEDLFSETLNHMSGFRLQMYARREWTNLLKEPLEMNRMSEETLTTMWDTIKKYKSHYVKYLERKAKLLDIDQLSFFDVEAPIGSAEETMSYTEGAQFIIDQFRQFSPKMAEFAEMAFEKRWIEAEDRAGKRPGGFCTSFPDSKETRIFMTYSGTPSNVATLAHELGHAYHQHVMNDMAILNQGYAMNVAETASTFAEMIVADAAVEKAKTEEEKLVLLEDKVQRSVAFFMNIHARFLFETKFYEERKSGVLPADRLNELMIEAQKEAYLETLEEYDPSFWASKLHFHITDVPFYNFPYTFGYLFSLGIYAKAKQEGQSFEEDYISLLQDTGRMTVEELAEKHLDVDLTKPDFWEHALELGLKDLEEFMKLSS; from the coding sequence ATGATGCAGCAATTCAAGCCTGTGTGGGATTTAGATGCGATTTTTGAAGGAGGGAGTGCCTCTCAGCAGCTACATAAATACATTGAAAAAACGGAGGAAGAAATCCGAACACTGCAGATGATGGTCGAAGCTTTTCTTCCTCCTAAGCAAGCGGAGCCTCCTGACTCCATGGAAGAAATCATTCATGTAATGCAGGAAATTACGAAAAGACTAGGAGAGTTTGGTGCCTACGTGAGCTGTTTAACGGCTCAAGACGTGTCTGATCGAAAAGCCAATATCTTAATGTCTAAACGGAGTGAACTCGGGGCGCGCTTTGAAAACATATTGACTCAGTTTGATCAAAAGCTTGTACAAATTAAAGAAGAGGTTTGGAAAGCATTGTTAACCAGTCAACCCTTTAATCATGTGGCGTTCGTTTTGAATGAACGAAGACAGCTGGCCATGGACAAGCTTGATGCAGAGAAGGAAGCACTCATTAATGATTTAGCAGTGGATGGTTACCATGGATGGGAGCAGATGTACGATGCCCTCGTCGGCCAGATGAGTATAAATGTGAATGGAGAAGAGCTTTCGGTCGGTCAGGCAGCGAATAAGCTGAGTTCCTCTGACCGCCATGTACGAAAAGAAGTTTTTAACAAGCTCCAGGAGGCGTGGGGAAAGAAGGAAGACTTATTTAGTGAAACCCTTAATCATATGTCCGGCTTTCGTCTGCAAATGTATGCACGAAGAGAGTGGACGAACTTATTAAAAGAGCCGCTGGAAATGAACAGAATGAGCGAAGAGACGCTCACGACCATGTGGGATACGATTAAGAAATATAAGTCGCATTACGTGAAGTACTTGGAAAGAAAAGCAAAGCTTCTTGATATTGATCAGCTCAGCTTTTTTGATGTAGAGGCTCCTATTGGGTCAGCTGAAGAAACGATGAGCTATACGGAAGGAGCTCAATTCATCATCGACCAGTTCAGGCAATTCAGCCCTAAAATGGCAGAATTTGCGGAAATGGCTTTTGAAAAGAGATGGATCGAAGCGGAGGACCGGGCAGGTAAAAGGCCGGGGGGTTTTTGTACGAGCTTCCCGGACAGTAAAGAGACGAGAATCTTTATGACCTACTCAGGCACACCTTCCAATGTGGCTACTTTAGCTCATGAACTAGGTCACGCTTACCATCAGCACGTGATGAATGATATGGCCATTCTAAATCAAGGCTATGCTATGAATGTCGCGGAGACAGCGTCCACCTTTGCTGAAATGATCGTGGCTGATGCAGCCGTAGAAAAAGCGAAGACTGAAGAAGAGAAACTCGTTCTTCTTGAAGATAAAGTCCAAAGAAGTGTGGCTTTCTTTATGAACATTCACGCAAGATTCTTATTTGAAACGAAGTTTTATGAAGAGCGAAAGAGTGGAGTACTTCCGGCGGACCGTTTGAATGAGCTGATGATCGAAGCTCAGAAAGAAGCTTATTTAGAGACGCTGGAGGAGTATGATCCGTCCTTTTGGGCTTCAAAACTCCACTTTCACATTACAGATGTACCATTTTACAACTTTCCTTATACCTTTGGCTACTTGTTCAGTTTAGGCATCTATGCAAAAGCGAAACAAGAAGGTCAAAGCTTTGAAGAAGATTACATCTCCTTGCTTCAGGATACAGGAAGAATGACGGTAGAAGA
- a CDS encoding PilZ domain-containing protein, with amino-acid sequence MRYRRQETLRYEFQEPVPAHFKIIKVKHTPLNSSEGPCTIVDLSTGGLKIASPLRIPMRDNLQLLIRTTIANIQLQFAAKVIWTKKLNGSYHYGLGFIDDHHEEIKEVLKKYRNPKS; translated from the coding sequence ATGCGTTATCGTCGTCAGGAAACTCTGCGCTATGAATTTCAAGAACCTGTCCCTGCCCATTTCAAAATAATCAAGGTAAAACATACCCCGTTGAATTCCTCAGAAGGACCTTGCACGATCGTGGATCTCAGCACTGGTGGACTCAAAATAGCTTCTCCTCTCCGCATCCCTATGAGAGATAATCTACAATTATTAATTCGGACTACGATCGCAAATATTCAGCTTCAATTTGCTGCCAAAGTGATCTGGACGAAAAAATTAAATGGGTCTTATCACTATGGCCTAGGTTTTATTGATGACCACCACGAGGAAATTAAAGAGGTTTTAAAGAAATACCGCAACCCTAAAAGTTAA
- the ade gene encoding adenine deaminase, which yields MSISQTQRKILAATAMGKQTAELIIKNGTLVNVHTNEQFPHTDIAVTAGCIAYIGDADHLNGEETKVIEANGRYITPGLIDGHMHVESTMMSVKEFAKAAIRQGTTTIFMDPHEIANVFGLEGVKWMHEEGQQLPLRVFTTIPSCVPATSHLEDSGAELTVEHIKEGLQWENTAGLGEVMNFPGVIHGDEKMAGEIDATIQQGKTVTGHMPAEDPCMLQAYIASGVTSCHETVTREQALEKLRLGMHVMIREGSAWQDVKQLAPVITEDHMPTDHMSLITDDVYPQTLIQKGHLNHVVRRAIEEGISPFTALKLATINIANYFNYGDTLGSIAPGKYADILLMDSLEEMKPSTVVINGEVVFDDGDYQVPFPAYEYPLKAKQSVHIKHKLTAEDFMPASKKSGKTSVQVIEVIENNARTVKNQAELPVEDGVIQADPDQDIIRLSCIDRHHSSGQTSHGFTKGFHLKRGAVASTVAHDSHNLIVMGVSETDMAVAANLLAEQGGGMAAVMDGKVIANVPMPIAGLMSDQPLETVAHQVEKLDAAWKELGCTIHAPFMTFSLIALPVIPSLRITNRGIADVDAFQLTPLEINE from the coding sequence ATGTCCATATCACAAACTCAAAGAAAAATACTGGCAGCCACTGCTATGGGAAAACAAACAGCAGAATTGATTATCAAAAACGGCACCCTCGTTAATGTCCACACAAATGAACAATTCCCCCATACGGATATTGCTGTTACAGCAGGCTGCATTGCTTATATTGGTGATGCTGACCACCTTAACGGAGAAGAAACAAAAGTAATAGAAGCGAATGGCAGATATATAACTCCCGGCTTAATCGATGGACATATGCACGTAGAAAGTACGATGATGTCTGTCAAAGAATTTGCAAAAGCTGCCATTCGCCAAGGGACCACGACTATTTTCATGGACCCCCATGAGATTGCCAACGTTTTTGGTTTGGAAGGAGTAAAGTGGATGCACGAGGAGGGGCAGCAGCTTCCTCTAAGAGTGTTTACGACCATTCCTTCCTGTGTTCCGGCTACTTCACACTTGGAGGATTCCGGAGCAGAATTAACGGTGGAGCACATAAAAGAAGGACTGCAATGGGAAAATACAGCTGGCCTTGGCGAAGTCATGAACTTTCCCGGCGTCATTCATGGAGATGAAAAAATGGCCGGCGAAATTGATGCTACGATTCAGCAAGGGAAAACAGTAACCGGGCATATGCCTGCCGAAGACCCCTGCATGCTTCAGGCTTATATCGCCTCCGGAGTCACGTCCTGTCACGAGACGGTTACAAGAGAGCAGGCATTGGAAAAACTGAGACTCGGGATGCATGTGATGATACGGGAAGGTTCGGCCTGGCAGGACGTTAAGCAGCTTGCGCCGGTGATAACTGAAGACCATATGCCAACTGATCATATGTCTCTTATCACCGATGATGTATATCCGCAGACCCTTATTCAAAAAGGACATTTAAACCATGTGGTCAGACGTGCTATTGAAGAAGGCATTTCCCCTTTCACTGCCTTAAAACTGGCCACCATCAACATTGCAAATTATTTTAATTATGGAGATACTCTCGGAAGCATCGCTCCCGGGAAGTATGCCGATATCTTATTAATGGACAGCTTGGAAGAAATGAAGCCATCCACTGTAGTCATTAACGGCGAAGTCGTATTTGATGACGGTGATTACCAGGTCCCATTTCCAGCTTATGAATACCCGCTTAAAGCTAAGCAATCGGTTCATATTAAACACAAGCTGACAGCTGAAGATTTTATGCCGGCATCAAAAAAATCTGGAAAAACAAGCGTGCAAGTGATTGAGGTTATCGAAAATAACGCCAGAACCGTTAAAAATCAAGCAGAGCTTCCTGTTGAGGATGGTGTTATTCAAGCTGACCCCGATCAGGACATCATTCGTCTCTCCTGCATTGACCGCCACCACAGTTCAGGGCAGACTTCACATGGCTTTACGAAAGGATTTCATTTGAAACGCGGTGCCGTAGCCTCTACTGTCGCTCACGATAGTCATAACTTAATTGTCATGGGTGTATCGGAAACAGATATGGCTGTTGCAGCGAACCTGCTTGCTGAGCAAGGAGGAGGAATGGCTGCTGTGATGGATGGCAAAGTGATCGCTAACGTACCCATGCCCATTGCCGGTCTCATGTCCGATCAGCCTTTGGAAACTGTAGCTCATCAAGTGGAAAAATTAGATGCAGCTTGGAAAGAACTAGGTTGCACGATTCATGCACCTTTTATGACGTTTTCCTTAATTGCCCTTCCCGTTATCCCATCGCTGCGAATTACCAATCGTGGGATTGCTGACGTCGATGCATTCCAGCTGACGCCTTTAGAAATCAACGAATGA
- a CDS encoding mannitol-1-phosphate 5-dehydrogenase, producing the protein MKAVHFGAGNIGRGFIGALLTKAGYHTTFVDVNDALIQAINDKGTYEVQLAGSDDSIQVSDVSGINSSKEKEAVIKAITEADLITTAVGPAILSIIAPLLKDGLALRSEEVNVIACENMIGGSEQLKSYVLDHADEAEASTIQSNVGFPNAAVDRIVPDQSHADLLTVKVEPYFEWVVETAHIKGQEPKVEGMTLVEDLTPYIERKLFTVNTGHAAAAYLGRYKGHKTIKQAMDDQDILTKVNGALKESGAVLIEKYGFTPDEHQKYIDTIIGRFLNPDLSDEVTRVGRGPIRKLGPKDRLVRPASEYMKWTGKSPDYLAEVIAAALFYSNEADEEAVKLEEKAGQLGRLGAFKEIAELSDEAPLVQVVEEKLKQLA; encoded by the coding sequence ATGAAGGCTGTTCATTTTGGTGCAGGAAATATAGGCAGAGGTTTTATTGGAGCTCTTTTAACGAAAGCAGGTTACCATACGACTTTCGTGGATGTGAATGATGCATTAATTCAAGCAATAAATGACAAAGGTACGTATGAAGTCCAACTTGCCGGCAGCGATGATTCCATTCAAGTGAGTGATGTATCCGGAATCAACAGCAGTAAGGAAAAAGAAGCGGTGATCAAGGCTATTACGGAAGCGGATCTAATTACCACAGCAGTTGGTCCGGCTATCTTGTCGATCATTGCTCCGCTTTTAAAAGATGGTCTAGCTCTGCGCAGTGAGGAAGTCAATGTCATAGCTTGTGAAAACATGATTGGCGGAAGTGAACAACTGAAATCGTACGTTCTTGATCATGCGGATGAAGCAGAAGCAAGTACGATTCAATCGAATGTCGGATTTCCTAATGCTGCTGTGGACCGGATCGTCCCTGACCAGAGCCATGCTGATTTATTAACCGTTAAAGTGGAGCCTTATTTTGAATGGGTTGTAGAGACGGCGCATATTAAAGGGCAGGAGCCAAAAGTTGAAGGGATGACTCTTGTTGAAGATTTGACTCCTTATATTGAGAGAAAACTCTTCACCGTAAACACGGGACATGCGGCAGCTGCCTATCTCGGCCGCTATAAAGGACACAAAACGATTAAGCAGGCAATGGACGATCAAGATATTCTTACTAAAGTAAACGGTGCTTTAAAGGAATCAGGAGCAGTGCTCATTGAGAAATACGGCTTTACTCCTGATGAACACCAGAAGTATATTGACACGATTATTGGGAGGTTCCTAAACCCGGATCTTTCCGATGAGGTAACCCGTGTCGGGCGCGGCCCAATTAGGAAGCTTGGGCCAAAAGATCGTCTCGTACGCCCGGCTTCTGAGTATATGAAATGGACTGGAAAATCTCCCGATTATTTAGCTGAAGTGATCGCGGCTGCTTTGTTCTATTCAAACGAGGCAGACGAGGAGGCTGTAAAGCTTGAAGAAAAGGCAGGTCAACTGGGACGATTAGGCGCATTTAAAGAAATTGCCGAATTAAGTGATGAAGCTCCGCTTGTTCAAGTAGTAGAAGAAAAGTTAAAACAGCTTGCATAA
- a CDS encoding PTS sugar transporter subunit IIA — protein MSENILTAKTIELGADFSSKEEAIRYVGAMLRDQGYVNDEYIGEMLEREEVTSTYMGNYVAIPHGTEAAKKDVLETGLAVVTVPDGVDFGGGNIVKLLIGIAGKGNEHLEILSQIAIVCSEEENIDTILNADSKEEILSLFNEVN, from the coding sequence ATGTCTGAAAACATTTTAACTGCAAAAACGATTGAACTTGGAGCCGATTTTTCATCCAAAGAGGAAGCCATCCGTTATGTTGGCGCAATGCTTCGTGATCAAGGGTATGTGAATGATGAGTATATCGGAGAAATGCTTGAACGTGAAGAAGTCACTTCCACTTATATGGGAAATTACGTCGCGATCCCCCACGGAACAGAGGCAGCTAAGAAGGATGTTTTAGAAACGGGTCTTGCTGTAGTCACCGTTCCAGATGGTGTAGATTTTGGAGGAGGAAATATCGTAAAATTGCTGATTGGAATTGCAGGAAAAGGAAACGAACATTTAGAAATCCTTTCTCAAATTGCGATTGTATGCTCCGAAGAAGAAAACATTGACACGATATTAAATGCCGATTCAAAAGAAGAAATCCTTTCTTTATTCAATGAGGTGAACTAA
- a CDS encoding BglG family transcription antiterminator produces the protein MYIPARERKVIELLLESQYDVPIKQIADKLDVSARTVHRDLKGVEQVLETHGLTLKKKTGSGLAIIGSEEDRNHLKEAISDQRAVDYTPEERHVLILSRLLEAREPVKLMTLGTELGVTVATISHDLDKIEEDLTGFQLDLVRRRGYGVEIQGKEANIREAISYLIMQHLNELDFLKLLREQIQGSSSATVDTVSDHLLGLVNRETIARIEQTIESIRPVLTYHLADSAYIALVIHLSLAIERLQQGEYIRMEEEYLARLRSTREFEVAGQLIDQLEEIFELEIPEAETGYITMHLMGAKVRYDQSLPLEDSSLSVAFKAKQLIEFASQELNQNLHQSNQLLNDLVVHLKPSLYRIQHNMDIQNPLTAQIEQDYPELFEMLERAVAAIFPSLVFPKEETAYLVMHFASAMLNMSEAQAFNVMVVCSSGIGTAKILAAKLKQQFPEIQEVDHQSLFDLEKIDVDDYDLMVSTVPLADQENYVLVNPMLPTADVHRLQHALRRVKITGRMKKLENETISESSDQTLQTIQQSVSKIQKYAETVSELLRFLQVVEVPQGNKEDVLRFACRNLAEKGALRDADSVFYALLEREKIGGLGIPGTGVALFHTRRPDISNVSFSVLTLSAPISTKGMDGEMMPVNTIIVMLAPEDASKEALEVLSYLSSILVEDPASLEILESHEDESITRYISNQLHQFIKNNLSS, from the coding sequence ATGTATATTCCAGCCAGGGAAAGAAAAGTAATCGAATTACTACTGGAATCCCAATATGATGTACCGATAAAGCAAATTGCAGATAAATTGGATGTAAGTGCAAGAACGGTCCATAGAGATCTTAAAGGCGTAGAGCAAGTGCTGGAGACCCACGGGTTAACACTTAAAAAGAAGACGGGAAGCGGTCTTGCTATTATAGGTTCTGAAGAAGACCGGAACCATCTTAAAGAAGCCATAAGTGATCAGAGGGCGGTGGATTATACCCCTGAAGAGCGGCATGTTCTCATATTATCAAGGCTGCTCGAGGCACGCGAACCAGTAAAGTTAATGACCTTAGGAACCGAGCTTGGGGTAACTGTCGCAACAATTAGTCATGATTTGGATAAAATTGAAGAGGATTTGACTGGTTTTCAGCTGGATTTGGTCCGGAGACGCGGATACGGGGTCGAAATTCAGGGGAAAGAAGCAAATATTCGTGAAGCAATCAGCTATTTAATTATGCAGCACCTGAACGAACTGGATTTTTTAAAGCTGTTAAGGGAACAAATTCAAGGGTCGTCCTCGGCTACAGTAGACACAGTGTCTGATCATCTGCTTGGGCTTGTTAATAGGGAGACCATTGCAAGAATCGAACAAACCATTGAATCCATTCGCCCTGTCTTGACTTACCATTTAGCTGACAGCGCTTATATTGCCTTAGTCATTCACTTGTCACTTGCGATTGAACGGTTGCAGCAAGGGGAATACATTCGTATGGAAGAAGAATATTTAGCCAGGCTCAGGTCAACAAGAGAATTTGAAGTAGCCGGCCAACTGATCGACCAGCTGGAGGAAATATTTGAACTCGAAATCCCTGAAGCTGAAACGGGATATATTACGATGCACCTGATGGGAGCTAAAGTGCGGTATGACCAAAGTCTCCCTCTAGAAGACAGTAGTTTAAGCGTAGCTTTTAAAGCCAAACAGCTGATTGAATTTGCTTCTCAGGAGCTGAACCAAAATCTTCACCAATCCAATCAGCTGTTAAATGATTTAGTTGTCCACCTAAAACCAAGTTTGTACCGGATCCAGCATAATATGGATATTCAGAACCCTTTAACCGCTCAAATCGAACAAGACTATCCTGAGTTATTTGAAATGCTTGAGCGTGCAGTAGCTGCAATCTTTCCTTCTCTGGTCTTTCCTAAAGAAGAGACAGCTTATTTAGTCATGCACTTTGCTTCTGCTATGTTAAATATGTCGGAAGCGCAAGCCTTTAATGTAATGGTTGTCTGTTCAAGCGGGATTGGAACGGCAAAAATTCTAGCAGCAAAATTAAAGCAGCAATTTCCGGAAATCCAGGAAGTCGATCATCAATCATTGTTTGATTTAGAAAAGATTGATGTGGATGACTATGACCTGATGGTTTCGACAGTTCCGCTAGCCGATCAGGAAAATTATGTACTCGTGAATCCGATGCTGCCAACAGCCGATGTCCACCGTCTTCAGCACGCACTTCGCCGTGTCAAGATAACAGGCCGGATGAAAAAACTTGAGAATGAGACCATCTCTGAATCCAGTGATCAAACGCTGCAGACCATTCAGCAGTCTGTCTCTAAGATTCAAAAGTACGCGGAAACAGTAAGTGAATTGCTGCGTTTTTTACAAGTTGTAGAAGTGCCGCAAGGGAACAAAGAAGACGTCTTAAGATTTGCATGCAGGAACCTGGCAGAGAAAGGTGCACTCCGTGATGCTGATTCTGTTTTTTACGCATTACTAGAAAGGGAAAAAATCGGTGGTCTTGGTATCCCCGGAACCGGGGTTGCTTTATTCCATACGAGGAGGCCTGATATTTCAAATGTTTCTTTTTCAGTGCTGACTCTTTCCGCTCCCATTAGCACAAAAGGAATGGATGGAGAGATGATGCCTGTGAATACGATAATCGTCATGCTTGCACCAGAGGATGCATCTAAAGAAGCTCTTGAAGTGCTGAGCTATTTAAGTTCTATTCTTGTCGAAGACCCAGCGAGTTTGGAAATACTTGAATCTCATGAAGATGAGAGCATTACCAGGTACATTTCTAATCAGCTTCATCAATTTATTAAAAATAATCTATCATCATAA
- a CDS encoding PTS mannitol-specific transporter subunit IIBC encodes MAEQKAGARARVQKFGSFLSSMIMPNIAAFIAWGLITALFIPDGWTPNEDLAKLVDPMIFYLLPLLIAFTGGRLIHGLRGGVVAATAVMGVIVGQADTPMFLGAMIMGPLAGFAIKGIDKFFEDKIRSGFEMLVNNFSAGIGAAILAVVGFYLVGPVVEGITTILGAGVKFLINAGLLPLVNIFIEPAKVLFLNNAINHGILSPLAVDQANEVGKSVLFLLEPNPGPGFGILLAFMFFGKGVSRQTAPGAAIIQFLGGIHEIYFPYILSKPLLILAAMAGGVAGTATFVAFGAGLSSTPSPGSIIALLLLTPKGNYVGVILGVLIATAVSFIIASIILRSSKQEEESDLSAATAQMEQMKGKKSRVSGQLGGESSEEKAADSSAVERNTEEIPSVDVKDVDKIIFACDAGMGSSAMGASLLKNKFKKADIDIDVTNMSINDLPSDVDIVITHKDLTERAMQKVPSAHHISVENFLNSPKYDELVEELKRETSETAEQNTEEVPSVDAKDVDKIIFACDAGMGSSAMGSSLLKNKFKKAGIDIDVTNMSINDLPSDVDIVITHKDLTERARQKVPSAHHISVDNFLNSPKYDELVEELKK; translated from the coding sequence ATGGCTGAACAAAAAGCGGGAGCAAGAGCCCGCGTACAGAAGTTTGGCAGCTTCCTGAGCAGCATGATCATGCCGAATATTGCGGCATTTATTGCCTGGGGGCTGATTACGGCATTATTTATTCCTGATGGCTGGACGCCTAACGAAGATCTAGCTAAATTAGTCGATCCAATGATCTTTTACTTACTGCCTTTATTAATTGCTTTTACCGGTGGTCGTCTAATTCATGGATTACGAGGAGGAGTCGTGGCAGCAACTGCTGTCATGGGGGTTATCGTCGGACAGGCAGACACGCCAATGTTCCTCGGTGCCATGATCATGGGGCCGCTTGCCGGTTTTGCCATAAAAGGCATTGATAAGTTCTTTGAAGATAAAATAAGATCAGGATTTGAAATGCTGGTCAATAACTTCTCGGCAGGAATAGGGGCAGCCATTCTTGCTGTTGTAGGTTTCTATCTTGTCGGTCCGGTTGTAGAAGGAATTACGACAATTCTCGGAGCAGGCGTTAAATTCCTGATTAATGCAGGACTGCTGCCATTAGTTAATATATTTATAGAACCTGCGAAGGTGCTGTTCTTAAATAACGCAATTAACCATGGAATCTTAAGTCCGCTTGCTGTAGATCAGGCTAATGAAGTTGGAAAGTCCGTTCTATTCCTGCTTGAACCAAACCCAGGCCCTGGCTTTGGAATTCTGCTTGCTTTCATGTTCTTTGGAAAAGGCGTTTCCAGACAAACGGCGCCAGGCGCAGCCATTATCCAGTTCCTTGGCGGTATTCATGAAATTTATTTCCCTTATATTTTATCTAAGCCGCTTCTTATTTTGGCAGCGATGGCAGGTGGTGTGGCAGGTACAGCTACGTTTGTTGCATTCGGGGCAGGACTCTCCTCTACACCATCACCCGGCAGTATCATTGCGCTGCTGCTATTAACTCCTAAAGGCAATTACGTAGGAGTCATCCTGGGAGTGTTAATCGCAACGGCAGTTTCATTTATCATCGCTTCAATTATTCTGCGCTCCTCTAAACAGGAAGAAGAATCTGATTTGTCAGCGGCTACCGCTCAAATGGAACAAATGAAAGGGAAGAAAAGCCGTGTGTCCGGACAGCTTGGTGGAGAGAGCAGCGAAGAGAAAGCTGCAGATTCATCAGCGGTAGAACGAAATACGGAAGAAATTCCTTCCGTGGACGTAAAAGATGTAGATAAAATTATCTTTGCCTGTGACGCTGGTATGGGCTCAAGTGCGATGGGGGCTTCTCTACTCAAAAACAAATTTAAGAAAGCAGACATTGATATTGATGTAACGAATATGTCCATCAATGATCTGCCATCCGATGTGGATATTGTCATTACCCATAAGGATTTAACAGAACGGGCAATGCAGAAGGTTCCAAGTGCCCACCATATTTCTGTTGAGAACTTCCTCAACAGCCCGAAATATGACGAACTGGTGGAAGAATTGAAACGTGAGACTTCAGAGACAGCAGAACAAAATACAGAAGAAGTTCCTTCCGTAGACGCAAAAGATGTAGACAAAATCATCTTTGCCTGTGACGCTGGTATGGGCTCAAGTGCAATGGGATCATCCCTTCTTAAAAATAAATTTAAGAAAGCAGGCATTGATATTGATGTCACCAATATGTCTATTAATGATCTGCCATCAGATGTAGATATTGTGATTACCCATAAAGATTTAACAGAACGGGCGAGACAGAAGGTTCCAAGTGCGCACCACATTTCCGTTGATAACTTTCTCAACAGCCCGAAGTATGATGAGCTTGTTGAAGAATTGAAAAAATAA
- a CDS encoding LLM class oxidoreductase: MLNAHSGYRTMLKKDKLTLGLTIPLENYIQTPPTMEHQVERAQLAEQLGFQCLWLQDVMLEDPTFEDPATGQIFDSLIYLTYLASQTRTIKLGTAAIVFPLRHPLRTAKEAASIDRLFPDRLMLGISSGDRRKDFEGLGVPIMERGEWFREAFYYFREVLANEFPNLESKFGKIDKANLVPKPLKEIPVFMTGYCQQTLDWVAEHGNGWMFYPQSPERQAETISSYRSKRKGKGFSPFIMPLPLELEDDPDAPREKIPAGYRLGRNALLNLLEEYRKIGVNHIMLGLSRNKRPVVDVMQELGEYILPYFHTREEEKDG; this comes from the coding sequence ATGCTTAACGCTCATAGCGGCTACCGTACAATGCTGAAAAAAGATAAATTGACGCTTGGATTGACCATTCCCCTTGAAAATTATATTCAAACACCTCCGACTATGGAGCACCAGGTTGAACGAGCTCAGCTCGCTGAACAGCTTGGTTTTCAGTGCTTATGGCTCCAGGATGTGATGCTGGAGGATCCAACTTTTGAGGATCCGGCAACCGGCCAGATCTTTGACAGCTTGATTTATTTAACCTACCTGGCTTCACAAACAAGGACAATTAAATTAGGAACCGCTGCAATCGTCTTTCCTTTAAGACATCCGCTTCGTACAGCTAAGGAAGCAGCCAGCATCGATCGATTGTTTCCAGACAGACTTATGCTAGGAATTTCATCAGGAGATCGTAGAAAAGATTTTGAAGGATTAGGAGTACCCATCATGGAGCGCGGGGAATGGTTCAGGGAAGCTTTTTATTATTTTAGAGAGGTCCTCGCTAATGAGTTTCCAAATCTTGAATCTAAATTTGGCAAAATTGATAAAGCAAATCTTGTGCCAAAACCATTAAAAGAGATCCCTGTTTTTATGACAGGATACTGCCAGCAGACGCTGGATTGGGTCGCTGAGCATGGAAACGGCTGGATGTTCTATCCCCAGTCCCCTGAACGGCAGGCTGAGACGATTTCCAGTTATCGTTCAAAACGGAAGGGCAAAGGATTTTCGCCATTTATTATGCCTCTCCCCTTAGAGCTTGAGGACGACCCTGATGCCCCTCGGGAGAAAATTCCAGCCGGTTACCGTCTCGGCAGAAATGCGCTTCTGAACCTATTGGAGGAATACCGTAAAATTGGAGTTAACCACATTATGTTAGGACTTTCAAGGAATAAACGCCCCGTAGTAGATGTCATGCAGGAACTCGGCGAATATATACTGCCTTATTTTCACACGAGAGAGGAGGAAAAGGATGGATAA